Below is a genomic region from Acidobacteriota bacterium.
GACGAGCACACCACCAAGTCCATCGCTGTGTCCATTGAGGAACTTCGTGGTGGAGTGCATCACGATATCTGCGCCCAGCGCGATTGGCTTCTGGAAGTAGGGCGACATGAACGTATTATCCACTGACAGTTCGGCGCCATGAGCATGCGCGATGTTCGCAACCGCTGCGATGTCGGTAACGGTCATCAGAGGATTTGTAGGAGTCTCGATGTGTACAAGTTTGGTGTTGCGCCGAATCGCCTTTTCAACAGCCTTCGTGTTGGACGTATCCACATAGGTGAACTCGAGGCCATAATTAGCCAATACCTGATTGAAGAGCCGCGGCACGCCGCCATAGACATTTGAACCACAAACGATGTGGTCACCCGTCTTCATCATCGTAAGCATTGCGGTGATCGCCGCCATCCCGCTGGCGAAGACGTGCGCAGAAGTTCCCCGTTCGAGCGCTGCCAGGTTTTCTTCCAGCCGCGTGCGCGTCGGATTGGACACGCGCGCGTATTCGTATCCTTTGTTCTTGCCGATCTCTTCTTGAACATAAGTAGAAGTAGCGAAGATTGGAACCGTGACAGCGCCAGTGGAAGGATCGGGTTCTTGTCCAACGTGGATGGCGCGGGTAGCGAAACCGCGGTTGGGATTCTGGTTTTTGCTCATCGGGTTTCAGAATAGCAGGCAAGAATGAACGAACACGGAGCACATGGAAGTCTCAGAGGAAACTCAACGGGACGAACACGAATTCAAAGGATCTAACGATTTACAGATCCAGATCTGGGCGGTTTCGTAATCAATTGATCGGCGGATTGCAGTGATTCCACTGCAAAACCGCAGCGGTCATCAACCGACGAAACACAGATTCATGTTTCATCTGTCCGATCCATCGTATCCGTTCAATCTGTGTTCGAGCCGTTGACCTTCCCTCTGTTTCCTCTGTGTCCTCAGTGTTCAAATTCCGCCATCGAAGATGTTCTTCGAGAGGTATCGCTCTGCGGCGTCGGGGATTACGGTCACCACGCGCTTGCCCTTGCCGAGCTGCTTAGCGATCTGCATGGCTGCAAAGACGTTTGCTCCTGAGCTCGAACCGCCCAAAACACCTTCCTTGCTCGCGAGGTCGCGTACCGTCGCGAAGGCATCATCATCGCAGACCATGATGATGGCGTCGCAGACCTTACGGTCGAAGGTCTTAGGAATGAAGCTCACGCCGATGCCTTCTACTTTATGCGGACCGGGGGGATTACCTTGCAGGATCGACCCCTGCGTCTCGACAGCGACAGTCTGAATCCTGGAATTTTTCTGCTTCATGAAGCGTGAGACACCGGAAAACGTTCCTCCAGTGCCGACCCCGATCACGACTGCGTCGATCTGGCCCTGCATCTGCTCATAAATCTCCAGCGCGGTGGTTTCATAATGGAACGCAGGATTAGCCTCGTTTTCAAACTGCAGAGCGATGAACGAGTCCGGGATCTTTGCGGCGATCTCGCGCGCCGTGGCGATGGCTCCTTGCATGCCTGCCGCGTCCGGCGTGCGAATCACTTCGGCCCCAAGCGCCGCCATCACTTTCATCTTTTCTTCTGAGAATCGCTCGGGAACGCAGACGATAACTCGATATCCCTTGTTCACACCGATGAGGGCAAGCCCAATGCCAGTGTTTCCCGCCGTGGCTTCGATGATCGTGCTACCTGGGCGCAACCTGCCTTCACGTTCGGCGCGCGAGATCATGCCGATGGCGGCACGATCTTTCACACTGCCACCGGGGTTCAGGTATTCGAGTTTCGCGTAGATATCGGCGCCGCCGGGCGGGGCCATTCGCCGCAAATGCAACATGGGCGTTTCGCCGACGAGCTCAGTGATATTTTCCGCTACACGCAGGTGGACGGCCTCAGTTGTGCTCATCTGGTTTCATCTTAGCGCAACCGAGAGTTGTGAACGGGTCCTACTTCGAAGCCCGTGTCTGCTGTCCGGCGTAGTAGCCACTGCGCGTGCGAACTTGCAGGCGACCGTAACCGGGAGCATGGGCATCGACCTTCACCTGGCGGAATCCTCCCTGCTCTTGAGGACGGGTTGGACGGTAGTAGATGGAATATTGATTGCGGATATCGCGGGCGACAGCGCGCGCGATCTGGTCGACTTCGCCGAGATCTTTGGGAAAGAAGGAGACGCCACCAGTATGCTGCGCCAGCGAATCGAGTGCGCGTCTCGCGCGTTTCTCACGCTCACCGCCTAGAATTCCGATGGTGTAAACCACGGGTCCGCTGTCATCCTGTACCCGGCGTACGGCTTGTTCGAGCGTATCTGTGCTCGCGTTGTCTTCACCGTCGGTGACTACGAGCAGAACCTTCTTTTCACGACGTCCCTTCTTCGCGAGGTAATCGGCGGAGGCAACAACCGCATCGTAAAGTGCAGTTCCACCTCGGGAATCCACTTGCTGCAGGCCTTCCTGCATCTTTGCAACGTCACTTGTCAGGTCAGTGTCGATGATGGCTTCATCACTGAAATTCACGATGAAAACTTCATCTTCGGGATTGCTGCCTTTTACGAGATCCAGCGCAGCGGTATTAACCGCTTGGCGCTTGTCCCGCATCGAGCCGGAGTTGTCGATGAGGATTCCGAGTGAGACGGGAATATCTTCGCGAGTAAAACGCGTGATCTGCTGAGGTTGGCCGTCCTCATACACGGTGAAATCGTTCTTGTTCAGGTTCGTTACTAAACGCGCGCGCTGATCAACGACTGTCGCGTGAAGCACCACTTCCTGCACCTGAACGCCAATGAGGAATCCACCATTCTTTGTTTTAGTGACTTCTCCACTCTTCTGGTTGGGGATATTTACGGTCTCGGATCCAACGGAGGGATTCACTGGAGCAAGCGCAGCTTCCTGAGAAATTGACTTTCCGGACTGGTCTTCCAGCGGAATACCCGCAGCATCGACGAGGATGCTATCTGTGCCCTCGCGGTGCACACCACTCGGTGCACTGGATTGAGGGTGCGCAGCCTGATTCTGCGCGGCAGAAGGCTGAGCCGGCCGGCTCTGCTGCGGGATCGCCAGCGATGCAGAGAGAACCAGCAGGAACAGGGCTGTCGCGTAGGGCAGCTTATTCCGTAGAGGCATAATATCCAGTTTTAGCATGGACGGTGAGCGGCGGCAGACCCTTCGGTGCATTCAGCTTAACTTTAATTTTGCGCCACTTGCCATCGTGAGCTGCATTGGTTGGACGGTAACCAAGCACATATTGGTTGCGCAGCTCTACTCCAATCTTTGTCGCAACATCGGCCAGCTCATTCACATCGTCCACGCGGAACATGCGTCCGCCGGTGACGTCGGCTATTTCATTGAGAAGATAAGGCCCATAGCGCTCTTCCGGGGTGGCAGCGCCGTTGTCAAATAACCCGATGGCATAGACCTCCACATCGGCCTCTTTGACCAACGACTTGATCTCGCTGTCAGTATATCGGCTGCGGTTGTCACCGCCATCAGAGATGATGAGCAGCGCTTTCTTCTCGTGATGCGCTGACTTCATCTTCTTCATACCCATGTAGATCGCGTCGAGAAGGGCCGTTCTTCCCTTTGCATTTGCAAACACGAGCTGGCTCTGAATATCTTCGATCGAATTAGTGAAATCCACCAAAAGTTCAGGTTTATCCGAGAAGCCGATCATGAAGAATTCGTCTTCGGGGTTCGCGGTCTTGAAGAACTCCACGACAGCCTGCTTGCTCTTTTCGATCTTGTTGCTCATGCTGCCGCTTAGATCGAAGATCACCCCAAGAGAAAGAGGCGCGTCTTCGCTGGAGAATGAGCGAATCTGCTGTCCTTGACTGCCTTCTGATAGCAGAAAGTTCTCGCGTTCAAGACCCGTTACAAGACGATTCATTGGATCCGTGACGGTAACGGGCACAAGCACAAGATTTACATCGACCTTGATACGGCGATCCGTCGTCTTTAGACCAATCGAGGGTGTACCGACATCTGGACTTGCGACTGCGCTCGCAGGCTCTGCCTTTGCGCGAGGAGCGATGTGAACATCCGTGATATCGCCGGTGCCTTGGGCAAACGCTACAGCCGCGAAAACTAGAAGTAGTGCGAGAAAAGTGAAATGCAGCAGGGTTTTATAGGTTGACGCGGCGGCAGAAGGCGCCTGCCAATTGGTCGAACGCTTGCCGATCAGGGAAACAGAAACTGATGGCCCGCTGGTCCCGGGCATAAGGTCAACCCCTATATTTAGGCGAATAGTACCATAGGCCCGAAGCCAAATTGTCTTCGGGTTAGTGAGCAATTCTCATTACTTAAGATGTGCTTCTCTCCGTAGATGGTTACCTGTCATCCACGCGCCGAAGTTCGCCTGATTGTTTTCGCCGTACTGATAAAATTCAACTGTCATAATTGACGAGTGAGGAGTTTTAGGGTCAACCGACCCGAGAGATGGCCCAGATTTCAGCTTTTCCTGCGCTCCGTTACAGCCCAGAAAAGGTGCGCCTAGGCGACGTAGTCACCCAGCCTTACGACAAAATCACTCCGCAAATGCAGGACGGCTACTACAAAGCCAGCCCTTATAACCTGGTGAGAATCATCCTGGGACGACCTGAAGGCAACGAAACAGAGCACAAGAACCGCTATACAGATGCCGCTGAATGCCTCAAAAACTGGCGAAAAGCCGGTATTTTTTCCCAAGATCCGCCCTCAATTTACGCGTATTCGCAGCGATTTGTAGTGCCCGGAAGCTCTGAGAGCGTCGAAAGAAGGAGTTTTATCGCCGCAGGAACACTCTATGACTACTCAGAAAAGGTCGTATTTCGCCACGAACAAACGTTAGCGAAGCCCAAAAGCGATCGCTTGAACCTGCTGCGAGCCACGCATGCGCACTTTGGGCAGATCTTTATGCTCTACAGCGACCCGGCTCAGACCATCGATTCGCTATTTTTTGAGGATGGAAATCACGAGTGGCAAGAGGTTACGGACGAGTACAAAGTGCTTCACCGGTTGCGCAGAATCAGCGATCCTGCCACTTTGAACATCGTCAAAACCGAGATGGCGGACCGGAAATTGATCATTGCGGACGGTCATCATCGCTACGAAACGGCCTTGAATTTCCGCAAGGAAGCGGCAAACGCGTCAAATCAGTGCCTGAAAGACAACGCAAATCGCGTGATGATGGCGTTTGTGAACATGGATTCGCCGGGATTAGTGATCTTACCTACCCATCGCGTGGTCTTCGGATTGCCCAATTTTGATGTTCCAAGCTTTGTGAAAAAGGCAAAAGAGCTATACGACGTGCGCGAACTGGGTGCACTCGATGCCGCAAAAGCAGCAAGCTTGCTGGCACAATCGGGCAAGAACGCTGTCTCATTTGTTGCGGCGACCAAACAAGGAAGTTTTCTTCTCGCTGCAAGGGTAGGCAGCGAGGCGCAAATTCCGGGCGAGTTTTCTGCCCGGCAGCGCAAGCTCGACGTCGTGAACCTGCATTCGCTTCTGCTCGAAAACACACTGGGAATCTCCCATGAACAAGTGACAAATCAGCAGCACATTCGTTATTTGCGCGGCGCTGAGGAGACATTCCGCGCTGTGAAGTCCGATCCAGAGGTGAATGTCGCATTCCTTATGAGTCCAGTTTCGATCGAGCAGGTACGCGAAATCGCTTTTGCAGGCGAGGTTTTGCCGCAGAAATCGACTGACTTTTATCCCAAACTTCTCAGCGGACTGACGATTTATTCACTCGACAACGGGTGTTGAACTGGGGCAATAGGCAATCGGCAAAAGCCAGGTGATGTTCAGCCTCCAAATCTGCTCGGCCACGGCTCATGCGAGACACGTCGCGTGAGGAATTGTGGAATATTGCCTATCATTTATTGCCTATTGCTCTGCTTTCTGCTTCCTCTCTCGGCGGCGGAGCCGGAAAAGCTCTCCGTTTACGCACCGCAGGCGCGCTACAGCATTCCCATAATGACTCTCGACGGCCGGCAATATATCGGCCTACTGGAGCTGGTAGAGCCTTTGGCCGCGCCGCAATTGACGGTGGAAGGCAAGCGATGGCGGCTTCGCATGCCCGATCCCAAAACTGCAGGCAAGTTTGCTGAAGTGGAATTCGAGGAAGGCAGCACTGTGGCCAGGATTCGCGGTCACCTGACGAACCTCGCTGGCCCGGCGCGAAGCGAAAATCGACGCTTGCTGGTGCCCATGCACGGCATCGGCACGATCCTAATTCCCTTATTAGGAACCGACGTAACCTTTCACGAGGCCGCGCGACGACTGTTTCTGGGAGGAACGGCGTCAGCGATTTCTTCAGAACTCCGAAAAGGCGAACCCAGCACGCTCGCCTTGCACTTCGCCGAAACCATAAACCCGAACATACACTCCGAGGGAAACGCGCTGATTCTGTCTTTCACGCGTGATCCGGTTGTCTCATTTACGGAATATCAAAGCCTCGATGACAAGCTCTTCAGCTCCTCCGCCTACGAGGAAAAGAATGGCACGGCGACACTGACGATCAACGGCAGCGCGCCTTTACTGGCGAAGTTCGCCGACAACGGTAGAACGATCTTGATCAGCGCAGCTCCTGCGCCTCCGGCGGCTCCGGCGGCTACAGCCTCGACTCCTCCGGCTGCGCCGCCACAGTCACAGCTGGAACCGCCGGTTCAAGTCCCAATTCAGAGTGAGCCCGCCCTCCCGGGCGCCGTGCCAGCTCCCGTGCGACGTCCGCAGATACCGGCTTTTGTGGTCGTGATCGATCCCGGACACGGCGGCACCGACACAGGAGCTCGCATCACTCCGAGTCTGCCGGAGAAGGAGATAACACTTTCCTTAGCGCGAAAGCTGCGTCAGGAGCTGCAAGCGCGGCACATTGCAGTCAGCATGCTGCGCGATTCGGACGCGGATCTCACGCTCGACCAGCGTGTTGTAGCCGCGAACCTGGCTCACCCCGCCGCGTTCATTAGTCTGCACGCAGAGCCCGGAGATTCCCTACGCCTCTATACGGCGGCGCTTCCTGCATCCTCCGGAACGGCATCTGAGCGAAATTCATTTCTGCTATGGCAATCCGCTCAGGGCGCCTTCTCCTCTGAGAGCAGTTCTCTTGCTTCTGCCGCCGCAAGTGCAATCAACAAACGCAAGCTGAGCGTGCAGGTTCAGCCTGCGTTCCTTCAGCCTCTGCATTCGATCGCCGCACCGGCGATTGCCGTCGAGGTGCCGGTCGACGCAAAAGGAATAAAGATCCCTGAGGATCAGGTTGCCGACGCTCTCGCTGAGGCGATAGCGCAGCGCAAGCCCAACCTCGGAGGCGGACAGTGATCCCGCGCAACGTTCAGATCACGCTGGTGCTGCTGCTGGCCGCTATCTTCGGCAGCGGAATCTACATCCTGGCGCTGCATCTTGGAACGCAAGAGGGCCTGCGACGCGGTGCAGATCAGCGTCCGATGACGGCTCCGGTGGCGGGCGCAAACGAGATCGTGAAGCTCACGATCGCATACGACGAAGATGGCGTCTTTCGGACGCGGGACGTTTCCGCAGTTGTTCCTGCAGAACCGAGCGCTCGCGCAAAGAGTGTGCTCGAGACCCTGATCGGTTATTACCTCAGTAAGCCTTCTCCACACGAATTAGCAGACGGCTCAGGGGTAAACAGCGTATTCATGGTGAATAAGAAACTCGCTGTCATCGACCTGAACCAGGCGCTTGCAGAAGGTCATCGTTCAGGCGTGATGGTTGAAGACTTCACCCTCATGTCGCTCATCGACACCCTGGCAACCAACCTTCCCCAAGTGGAACAGGTGAAGATCCTCATCAACGGCAAAGAGCGCGAGACACTCGCCGGCCACGCGGATATCAAAAGCACTTACAGCACGGCGGCAATACACAAGGTAGTCGCGCAACTGCAATGAAGATCGGTGTCTTCGACTCTGGAGTCGGCGGCCTCACGGTGTTACGCGAATTGCTCAATGCAATTCCGCAAGCGGATTACCTGTACCTGGGCGATACAGCGCGTTTGCCCTACGGCTCGAAGTCCGCAGCTACGGTCGCGCGCTACGCGGTCTCCAGCGTGCAATTTCTCGTAGAGCACGGCGCTGAGTATCTGGTCATCGCCTGTAATACCGCCAGCGCTTTGGCCATGCGTGAGATTCGCGCGGCCGTTTCGGTGGAGGTTCTAGGCGTGATCGAACCAGGAGCGCGCGCTGCTTCGCAGATCACGCAAAGTAAGAATGTCTCCGTGATTGGCACTGCCGCGACCGTGGCCAGTCACGCTTACAAGAAGGAGCTGCAGAAGCTGAGCATTCAAGCGGTCGAAAAGGCGTGCCCTCTGCTCGTGCCGTTAGTTGAGGAAGGCTGGACCGATCATCCGGTTACGGAACAGGTGGCGAGAATCTATTTGGAAGAATTGGCCTGTGAACAACGCCGCTCTACCGGAAACCATGCAGACGTCCTTGTACTAGGATGTACCCATTATCCACTGCTCAAGCCGCTGCTTCGCCGAGTACTGCCAAGCGATGTGCATCTGGTGGACTCAGCGCAATCTACAGCTCACGATGCAGCGAAGTCTCTCTCCAGTCGGAGCTCGAGTTCCAGCAAACCTCACGTGCGATTCTTCGCGACAGATTCTGTGGAGAAGTTCCGGCAATTGGGCAGCAGGTTTCTTGGACGATCAATCGACCATGTTGAGCTGATCACGTTGGCGGAGTGAAACAAGCGTTCGGCGCTCGGCGTTCAGCGTTCGGCCAGCTAACGGGGTGGGCAACTGAAGGAAGCTCTTGTCCCGAAAAGTAATGCTCGGAACAACCAGGAAAATAATACTTTTATAACAACCATAGGTCTCAAGGCCGAACGCTGAATGCCGAGTGCTGAGCGCCGCTCTTCTTCACAGCCTTTTCACTGCAACACTCTTTACGTGGCCATCATTGCCGTAAACCGGAACGGAACCGTGCTGCGCGAGGTGCCAGGTATCGAGAATGTGAACTTTGCAGAGGTGTAGTGCAAGCGCCGGGCGTCCGAGGTAACTGATCGTAATGGCGTACGACGCATCGTTAGCGCAGTTCTCAAGCGCGCTCAGTTGTTCGACCTCACACTGCATGCGGGGCCGCGTTTCGTGGGGGAGTGCTTCGGAGTGTACTAGGGATTAAGGCAAACAGGCGGCAATCACTAACGCCATCATACGCCACCGGACCCAATCGCCTTCGCGGAGACCAGCAAGCTACGTTCTCCGTGCTTTAAAGCCATCGATACGAACTCTTCTCATGCTGTTCTTCGAATCAATCGTCATATTCATCGTGACAATTATCTGTAGCAGTGGATGCAAGTCATTTGTTTTTGGACTTCCTGATTCGCGTCGACACCCTCCTTTGAACCGATAAAAATCTTTGGGGCGCGTACTTTGGATTCATCAGATTCTTCGTATGCTCTGCTAAAAGAGATATCTATGAGGTGCAGGTCTCATGGTTTCTAGTGATTATGAGATTGGGAATCTAGCGCTATCCTTCTATGTATTGCCCCCATTTGCTTTGGCTGAATCGGATGAAACTCTTACGAATATGGTCGCCCGCCGCGGATGAAGAATAGCTTTTTCCATCGCAAACTGGTTTTGCCGGTTATCAATCTCCTCCGACAGGGAATCACGCCAGAGAAGATCGCGCTGAGTCTTGCCATCGGCATTTGCCTTGGAGTGTTTCCTCTCCTAGGCAGCACCACGATTCTCTGCACCTTGGCCGCAATCCTGTTTCGTCTGAACCTGCCGGCGATACAGCTGGTGAACTACTTCGTCTATCCTCTGCAACTCGCGTTGTTGATCCCATTCATTCGCCTCGGGGAAGCGCTTCTCGGCGCGCCACATGTGCCCTTGTCCTTGACCATTCTGTTTGAATCATTCAAGCGCAGCGCCTGGGCAGCCGCAAAGACATATTGGATCTGCGACTGGCATGCACTCATCGCGTGGTGCCTGGTGGGCCCATTTGCGATCTGGATCCTATATCTCGTGCTTGCTCCCGTGTTGCGAAACCTCGCTGCTGTCAGCGAAGCTGTTATGAAGCAGGAGGAGTCGTCCCGGCCGGGCGCGCAAGCGTAGGGAGCGCGGCCGAGCAGAACCAACGAAGCCTCCCCGTCCCGTCGTTCGCGTTAAGGCGAGCTGAGCCGATCGGTCCGATCGTCATCAGTTTGGAGCTTCTGAGTAGAATGTCCACGTTCTATGAAATCGGCAATTTTGCTGCTGCTCCTGTTTCATACTTGTGTTGCGCAGACCACTCAACGCAATCGACCTCTGTCGAATCGGATCGTGCATTACGACATCGATGCAAACTATGATCCGAAGTCGCACACGCTCGATGCAACTGAGATCCTGACTTATAAGAACCTCACCGGTCAGCCGTTGTCGATCTTTCCCTTTCACCTCTACTTGAACGGCTTTCAGGCGAACTCTACCTTCAGCCGGGAGGCGCACCGTGATTTCCCCGATGAGGAATGGAAATCGAGTTACCAGGGCGCGATTGACATCAGGAAGTTCGAAGTCGTTGGACAAGGGGATCTGACTTCGCGGCTGCAATTCGTTTCGCCCGATGATCGCAATCCCAACGATCGAACCGTGATGCAGGTCCAGCTTTCACGACCTATTGCTCCGGGAGAATCGGTCGAGTTCCGCACCCAATTCCATGACAAGTTTCCCGAAGTGGTAGCTCGAACCGGCTACAAAGGGACCTTCACCATGGGTGCGCAGTGGTTTCCCAAAATTGGCGTCTGGTGGCATGGCGCGTGGAACTGCCACCAGTTTCACGATACGACCGAGTTCTTCGCTGACTTTGGAGTGTTCGACGTAAAGCTGACGCTGCCACAGGATCAGATCGTCGGTGCTACGGGGCTACAAACCTCGAGCGCGAACAATCCGAACGGCACGAAAAAGCTGCGCTTCCATGCAGAAGATGTTCACGATTTCGCCTGGACCGCGGATGCGCGATACAAG
It encodes:
- a CDS encoding cystathionine gamma-synthase, encoding MSKNQNPNRGFATRAIHVGQEPDPSTGAVTVPIFATSTYVQEEIGKNKGYEYARVSNPTRTRLEENLAALERGTSAHVFASGMAAITAMLTMMKTGDHIVCGSNVYGGVPRLFNQVLANYGLEFTYVDTSNTKAVEKAIRRNTKLVHIETPTNPLMTVTDIAAVANIAHAHGAELSVDNTFMSPYFQKPIALGADIVMHSTTKFLNGHSDGLGGVLVCTKPKHRETFAFVQKCTGGILSPFECWLVLRGVKTLAVRMDQHDRSGREVAGFLNRHKKVKKVFYPGLPDHPQHELAKKQMTGFGAMITFETGSFQNAQNMLRKVRVCSLGESLGGVETLISHPATMTHAALGEKGRAEIGLSDGMVRISVGIEDVEDIVADLDQALNAI
- the cysK gene encoding cysteine synthase A, with the translated sequence MSTTEAVHLRVAENITELVGETPMLHLRRMAPPGGADIYAKLEYLNPGGSVKDRAAIGMISRAEREGRLRPGSTIIEATAGNTGIGLALIGVNKGYRVIVCVPERFSEEKMKVMAALGAEVIRTPDAAGMQGAIATAREIAAKIPDSFIALQFENEANPAFHYETTALEIYEQMQGQIDAVVIGVGTGGTFSGVSRFMKQKNSRIQTVAVETQGSILQGNPPGPHKVEGIGVSFIPKTFDRKVCDAIIMVCDDDAFATVRDLASKEGVLGGSSSGANVFAAMQIAKQLGKGKRVVTVIPDAAERYLSKNIFDGGI
- a CDS encoding VWA domain-containing protein, coding for MPLRNKLPYATALFLLVLSASLAIPQQSRPAQPSAAQNQAAHPQSSAPSGVHREGTDSILVDAAGIPLEDQSGKSISQEAALAPVNPSVGSETVNIPNQKSGEVTKTKNGGFLIGVQVQEVVLHATVVDQRARLVTNLNKNDFTVYEDGQPQQITRFTREDIPVSLGILIDNSGSMRDKRQAVNTAALDLVKGSNPEDEVFIVNFSDEAIIDTDLTSDVAKMQEGLQQVDSRGGTALYDAVVASADYLAKKGRREKKVLLVVTDGEDNASTDTLEQAVRRVQDDSGPVVYTIGILGGEREKRARRALDSLAQHTGGVSFFPKDLGEVDQIARAVARDIRNQYSIYYRPTRPQEQGGFRQVKVDAHAPGYGRLQVRTRSGYYAGQQTRASK
- a CDS encoding VWA domain-containing protein codes for the protein MPGTSGPSVSVSLIGKRSTNWQAPSAAASTYKTLLHFTFLALLLVFAAVAFAQGTGDITDVHIAPRAKAEPASAVASPDVGTPSIGLKTTDRRIKVDVNLVLVPVTVTDPMNRLVTGLERENFLLSEGSQGQQIRSFSSEDAPLSLGVIFDLSGSMSNKIEKSKQAVVEFFKTANPEDEFFMIGFSDKPELLVDFTNSIEDIQSQLVFANAKGRTALLDAIYMGMKKMKSAHHEKKALLIISDGGDNRSRYTDSEIKSLVKEADVEVYAIGLFDNGAATPEERYGPYLLNEIADVTGGRMFRVDDVNELADVATKIGVELRNQYVLGYRPTNAAHDGKWRKIKVKLNAPKGLPPLTVHAKTGYYASTE
- a CDS encoding DUF1015 domain-containing protein codes for the protein MAQISAFPALRYSPEKVRLGDVVTQPYDKITPQMQDGYYKASPYNLVRIILGRPEGNETEHKNRYTDAAECLKNWRKAGIFSQDPPSIYAYSQRFVVPGSSESVERRSFIAAGTLYDYSEKVVFRHEQTLAKPKSDRLNLLRATHAHFGQIFMLYSDPAQTIDSLFFEDGNHEWQEVTDEYKVLHRLRRISDPATLNIVKTEMADRKLIIADGHHRYETALNFRKEAANASNQCLKDNANRVMMAFVNMDSPGLVILPTHRVVFGLPNFDVPSFVKKAKELYDVRELGALDAAKAASLLAQSGKNAVSFVAATKQGSFLLAARVGSEAQIPGEFSARQRKLDVVNLHSLLLENTLGISHEQVTNQQHIRYLRGAEETFRAVKSDPEVNVAFLMSPVSIEQVREIAFAGEVLPQKSTDFYPKLLSGLTIYSLDNGC
- a CDS encoding glutamate racemase — encoded protein: MKIGVFDSGVGGLTVLRELLNAIPQADYLYLGDTARLPYGSKSAATVARYAVSSVQFLVEHGAEYLVIACNTASALAMREIRAAVSVEVLGVIEPGARAASQITQSKNVSVIGTAATVASHAYKKELQKLSIQAVEKACPLLVPLVEEGWTDHPVTEQVARIYLEELACEQRRSTGNHADVLVLGCTHYPLLKPLLRRVLPSDVHLVDSAQSTAHDAAKSLSSRSSSSSKPHVRFFATDSVEKFRQLGSRFLGRSIDHVELITLAE
- a CDS encoding DUF2062 domain-containing protein encodes the protein MKNSFFHRKLVLPVINLLRQGITPEKIALSLAIGICLGVFPLLGSTTILCTLAAILFRLNLPAIQLVNYFVYPLQLALLIPFIRLGEALLGAPHVPLSLTILFESFKRSAWAAAKTYWICDWHALIAWCLVGPFAIWILYLVLAPVLRNLAAVSEAVMKQEESSRPGAQA